One Paraburkholderia sp. IMGN_8 DNA window includes the following coding sequences:
- the trmB gene encoding tRNA (guanosine(46)-N7)-methyltransferase TrmB, producing MIHDPNDAGLPDDLPPNSGETEDEPIEDDAPAEAALHRRRIRSFVTRAGRVSTGQRRAMDELGPRFVVPFTPQQPDWNSVFGREAPRVLEIGFGMGATTAEIASHRPDDDFLGVEVHEPGVGALLKLMGEQGLSNIRIIQHDAVEVLEQMIAPDSLDGVHIFFPDPWHKARHHKRRLIQPKFVALLVSRLKPGAYLHCATDWQNYAEQMLEVLGAEPALENTADGYAQRPEYRPVTKFERRGLRLGHGVWDLVFRKRKAA from the coding sequence ATGATCCACGATCCAAACGACGCCGGCTTGCCGGACGACCTCCCGCCGAATTCCGGTGAAACTGAAGACGAACCCATCGAAGACGACGCACCCGCCGAAGCAGCACTGCATCGACGCCGCATCCGCAGCTTTGTCACACGCGCCGGCCGCGTATCGACCGGCCAGCGCCGCGCGATGGATGAACTCGGACCGCGTTTCGTCGTGCCGTTCACGCCGCAGCAGCCCGACTGGAACAGCGTATTCGGCCGCGAGGCGCCGCGCGTGCTGGAGATCGGCTTCGGGATGGGCGCGACCACCGCGGAGATCGCCTCGCATCGTCCGGACGACGATTTTCTCGGCGTCGAAGTGCACGAACCGGGCGTCGGCGCGCTGCTCAAGCTGATGGGCGAGCAAGGGTTGTCGAACATCCGCATCATCCAACACGACGCAGTCGAAGTGCTCGAACAGATGATCGCGCCGGACAGCCTCGACGGCGTGCATATCTTCTTCCCCGACCCGTGGCACAAGGCGCGTCATCACAAGCGCCGGCTGATCCAGCCGAAGTTCGTCGCGCTGCTTGTCTCGCGTCTGAAGCCGGGCGCGTATCTACATTGCGCGACCGACTGGCAGAACTACGCTGAACAAATGCTCGAAGTGCTGGGCGCTGAACCCGCGCTGGAAAACACCGCCGACGGCTACGCGCAGCGCCCCGAGTATCGCCCGGTGACTAAGTTCGAGCGCCGCGGGCTGCGGCTCGGACACGGCGTGTGGGATCTGGTGTTCAGGAAGCGCAAAGCTGCGTAA
- a CDS encoding DUF2158 domain-containing protein produces the protein MSYNEGDVVRLKSGGPQMTVSGIIGPDSPLRMLKMQGFDDGDVTVQYFDGGKLVNATFKQTVIELCSD, from the coding sequence ATGAGTTATAACGAGGGCGATGTAGTGCGGTTGAAGTCTGGCGGTCCGCAAATGACGGTTAGTGGAATTATTGGACCTGATTCCCCATTGCGAATGCTGAAGATGCAAGGTTTTGACGACGGCGACGTCACCGTGCAGTATTTTGATGGCGGCAAACTGGTCAACGCGACGTTTAAGCAGACGGTGATCGAACTGTGCTCTGACTAG
- a CDS encoding helix-turn-helix transcriptional regulator, with protein sequence MDYDPLELFGKRVVELRKAKGWSQEKLALESGLARSYVGGIERGQRNIALYNICVLASTLEVVPSEMLMFDSVPAKSHRRK encoded by the coding sequence ATGGATTACGACCCGCTAGAGTTGTTCGGAAAACGAGTGGTGGAACTGCGGAAGGCAAAGGGCTGGTCGCAGGAGAAACTCGCGCTCGAATCCGGATTGGCGCGGTCTTACGTCGGCGGCATCGAGCGCGGGCAACGGAATATCGCGCTATACAACATCTGTGTGCTGGCCTCGACCTTGGAAGTCGTGCCGAGCGAGATGCTTATGTTCGATTCCGTGCCAGCCAAGTCGCACCGCCGCAAGTAA
- a CDS encoding Sir2 family NAD-dependent protein deacetylase, whose translation MINSHLVERAANLIHDADALIIAVGAGMSVDSGLPDFRGSNGLWTTLLPNGMRERDIQSLTQGDCFARDPVAAWRFYGRALQVCSQTVPHEGYGILLRWAERATHGAFVYTSNVDGHFHAAGFDEERVVECHGSINFMQCTKPCCPSIWAAGSMADALGDINRLTSENLPRCSYCGGVARPNFLLFSDPAWLASRTSKQQMNFQQWQKEARKAVVIEIGAGLALPSIRMFSESLGIPLIRINPEDAGIGDLEGVAFRGSALAMLRCIDREMVN comes from the coding sequence ATGATCAACTCACATCTTGTAGAGCGTGCCGCCAATCTGATTCACGACGCAGATGCGCTGATTATAGCGGTAGGCGCTGGGATGAGCGTCGATTCAGGGTTGCCGGATTTCCGTGGATCAAATGGTCTGTGGACAACTCTTCTCCCCAATGGTATGCGAGAACGCGATATCCAGTCATTGACGCAGGGAGACTGCTTTGCGAGGGATCCGGTAGCCGCGTGGCGTTTCTATGGGCGAGCACTGCAGGTTTGTAGCCAAACAGTGCCGCACGAAGGATACGGGATACTCCTTCGCTGGGCGGAACGGGCGACGCATGGTGCATTTGTCTATACGAGTAATGTCGATGGTCACTTCCACGCTGCGGGATTTGACGAGGAACGCGTGGTCGAGTGCCACGGATCGATCAACTTTATGCAATGCACAAAGCCGTGCTGTCCCTCGATCTGGGCGGCGGGGAGCATGGCGGATGCGTTGGGAGATATTAATCGTCTCACTTCCGAAAATCTACCGCGATGTTCGTACTGCGGTGGGGTTGCGCGACCGAATTTCCTGCTATTTTCTGACCCGGCTTGGCTGGCATCACGAACGTCTAAGCAGCAAATGAATTTTCAGCAGTGGCAGAAGGAAGCGCGGAAGGCAGTCGTAATCGAGATTGGCGCCGGACTTGCTTTGCCTAGTATCCGTATGTTTTCTGAAAGTCTTGGCATCCCGCTGATTCGAATCAACCCGGAGGATGCGGGCATTGGGGACCTTGAAGGAGTCGCCTTTCGGGGTTCGGCATTAGCAATGCTTCGGTGTATCGATCGGGAAATGGTCAATTAA
- a CDS encoding site-specific integrase, whose amino-acid sequence MTLIRRNNSKNWYYQFQIQGKKFFGSTGTPNKTKAAQVEREVRNRAHSERYLGDAPEITVKDALEQYVESRKGTAYYSGMWSGIRKAMGYKLHSKTKAKLPCYGFSPDMLLHELTTRDFEVLVAKRKAEGDKPATIKHEIGLLRATINEMTKLGFKVNREIVFPALKTSYRLRYLDSSEESALLLELDPERLRNGLKPLETRTPEMTRNVQDNYDITVFLLDTGCRYSEVANIPWSAISLDACTISLYRSKVRNEDVLHMTSRLEAILRRRWEERRPGQRYVFEDRTGNERGYSTKSIKKAIERAGLNDPAVVKERGGRVTLHTLRHTFASKLVRAGVSLYEVSVLLGHSDPKMTQRYAHLSPNDASRKAVRVIDSLLQPA is encoded by the coding sequence ATGACGCTCATCCGTCGAAACAACAGCAAGAACTGGTACTACCAGTTCCAGATTCAGGGAAAGAAGTTCTTCGGTTCGACCGGGACGCCGAACAAGACGAAAGCCGCGCAGGTCGAACGCGAAGTCCGCAATCGCGCGCACAGCGAGCGGTATCTTGGCGATGCCCCAGAGATCACCGTCAAGGACGCGCTGGAGCAATACGTTGAGTCCCGCAAGGGCACCGCCTATTACAGCGGCATGTGGTCAGGCATCCGGAAAGCGATGGGGTACAAGCTTCATTCGAAGACGAAGGCGAAGCTTCCCTGTTATGGATTTTCGCCCGACATGCTGCTGCACGAACTGACAACGCGTGATTTCGAAGTCCTCGTCGCCAAACGCAAGGCCGAAGGCGACAAGCCAGCGACCATCAAGCACGAGATTGGCTTGCTGCGCGCAACCATCAACGAGATGACAAAGCTCGGCTTCAAAGTTAATCGCGAAATCGTATTTCCAGCGCTTAAGACTTCTTATAGGCTTCGATATCTGGATTCCAGCGAAGAGTCGGCGTTATTGCTCGAACTCGATCCGGAGCGGCTTAGAAACGGTTTAAAGCCGTTAGAAACGCGAACACCTGAGATGACGCGGAATGTGCAGGACAACTACGACATCACAGTTTTCCTGCTAGATACGGGGTGTCGCTATTCCGAGGTCGCAAACATTCCGTGGTCGGCGATCAGCCTCGATGCATGCACAATCAGTCTGTACCGGAGCAAAGTACGAAACGAGGATGTCTTGCACATGACCTCGCGACTCGAAGCGATTCTTCGTCGCCGGTGGGAAGAACGCAGACCCGGTCAGCGGTACGTCTTTGAAGATCGCACCGGCAATGAACGCGGCTACAGCACGAAATCGATCAAGAAGGCGATCGAGCGCGCGGGGCTAAATGATCCGGCAGTCGTCAAGGAACGCGGCGGACGCGTCACCCTTCACACGCTGCGACACACGTTCGCGAGCAAGTTAGTCAGAGCCGGCGTAAGTTTGTACGAGGTATCGGTATTGCTCGGCCACAGCGACCCGAAGATGACGCAGCGATATGCGCATCTGAGCCCGAACGATGCGAGCCGGAAGGCCGTCAGGGTCATCGATTCGCTGTTGCAACCGGCCTAA
- a CDS encoding phage/plasmid primase, P4 family, translated as MNIDPVKKYSVLAAEGFACFPIVPNEKRPLTSNGFKDASLDPEQHRAWAKQFPNSNIAYATGTPSGRLLVIDVDVKNKKSGAKSYIALEKELGPFPETRTVLTPSGGFHKLYTYPEGMKIRSKVGFREGIDVRGDGAYCVAPPSSINGEEYDWVDRSTPIEPAPAKLLEELAKHGTTSHKRKFAKAKPVPAGNRNQSIMLYAFSLLNGGLDPDRLEEELLEYNADCCNPPLPESEVAQTAVNVIRSHQENVGSVMHTTDLGNAKRMSELYRESLRYVSETKQWLEKQSSGVWRRVDELHVLFLARKLIALIYEEMFRLSPGNRQSMALHAQYTESNTGLKNAVDLFRSESGIAVSAIDLDQGDWLLPVRNGLIDLQTGTFMPMRPDLHITYTAAVDYDPDATCPIWEAFLLQIMSGNVELVEYLRRAIGYTLTSQTSEHALFFAYGSGANGKSTFLNVLRALFGDLGAQANGDMLLEKNGAAGMSQNAASSEVARLMGKRLVAMSEVEDGRHFSEKTVKWYTGGEVITARMLYQNAFEFKPRFKLWLAGNYKPTVKGSDHGIWRRMKLIPFTVTIPPEERDPDLERKLCAELPGILNWALVGCQHWRENGYKLNEPQVITNEVAEYRGEMDIVSSWLSEFTRNDPEGEIHFGDTYKFFKAWSESQYNFAYSGKRFGMILQDKGYKPASRPHRVYKGLRLVVDLEFNENTGAYVGHRFIHDEVQQRRKDWQETLLDRMSGDDDRVSA; from the coding sequence ATGAATATCGATCCAGTCAAAAAATACTCCGTCCTTGCCGCCGAGGGTTTCGCCTGCTTCCCGATTGTTCCGAACGAAAAACGCCCCCTCACGTCAAACGGATTTAAGGACGCGAGCCTGGACCCCGAGCAACATCGGGCGTGGGCAAAGCAATTCCCCAACTCGAACATTGCATACGCTACTGGGACTCCGTCCGGACGCCTGCTCGTGATCGACGTCGATGTAAAAAACAAGAAATCCGGCGCGAAGTCATACATCGCCCTCGAAAAAGAGCTTGGCCCTTTCCCCGAAACCCGGACGGTGCTGACGCCGTCAGGGGGATTTCACAAGTTGTACACATACCCCGAAGGTATGAAAATTCGGAGCAAGGTTGGATTCCGCGAGGGCATCGACGTCCGGGGTGACGGCGCCTATTGCGTTGCTCCGCCCTCTTCCATCAACGGTGAAGAATACGATTGGGTCGATCGGAGCACCCCGATTGAACCCGCACCTGCGAAGCTGCTGGAAGAACTCGCCAAGCATGGCACTACTAGCCATAAACGCAAGTTTGCCAAGGCCAAGCCTGTCCCTGCAGGCAATCGCAACCAGTCGATCATGCTCTATGCGTTCTCCCTGCTCAACGGCGGTCTCGACCCCGATCGGCTGGAAGAGGAGTTACTTGAGTACAACGCAGATTGCTGCAACCCGCCGCTCCCCGAGTCCGAGGTCGCGCAAACCGCCGTGAACGTCATCAGGTCGCATCAGGAAAACGTCGGCAGTGTCATGCACACGACCGACCTCGGCAACGCGAAGCGTATGTCCGAACTGTACCGTGAGTCGCTTCGTTACGTGAGTGAAACCAAACAGTGGCTGGAAAAACAGAGCTCGGGGGTCTGGCGGCGCGTCGATGAACTGCATGTGCTCTTCCTCGCCCGGAAACTGATCGCCCTGATCTACGAGGAGATGTTTCGGCTGTCACCCGGCAATCGCCAGTCAATGGCTTTGCACGCACAATATACCGAGAGCAACACTGGCCTGAAGAACGCCGTCGATCTGTTCCGGTCGGAGTCCGGTATCGCGGTTTCGGCAATCGACCTTGATCAGGGCGATTGGCTGCTCCCCGTCCGGAATGGACTCATTGATTTGCAGACCGGCACCTTCATGCCGATGCGGCCAGACCTGCATATCACGTATACTGCAGCAGTGGACTACGATCCGGATGCCACCTGCCCGATATGGGAAGCCTTCCTGCTGCAGATCATGAGCGGCAATGTCGAACTGGTGGAGTACCTGCGTCGCGCCATCGGCTACACGTTGACCAGCCAGACATCGGAACACGCCTTGTTCTTCGCGTACGGCAGTGGTGCGAACGGGAAATCAACCTTTCTCAATGTGCTGCGTGCTCTGTTCGGCGATCTCGGCGCGCAGGCCAACGGCGACATGCTCCTCGAAAAAAATGGCGCAGCGGGCATGAGCCAGAACGCAGCGAGCAGCGAAGTCGCCCGCCTGATGGGAAAACGCCTCGTCGCCATGAGCGAAGTCGAAGACGGACGGCACTTTAGCGAGAAGACCGTGAAGTGGTATACCGGCGGCGAAGTCATCACGGCGCGCATGCTGTACCAGAACGCATTCGAGTTCAAGCCCCGGTTCAAGCTCTGGCTCGCTGGTAACTACAAGCCGACGGTCAAGGGCTCCGACCACGGCATCTGGCGTCGTATGAAGTTGATCCCTTTCACGGTCACGATTCCGCCTGAAGAGCGCGACCCGGACCTTGAGCGTAAGCTGTGCGCGGAACTGCCCGGCATCTTGAACTGGGCCCTGGTCGGCTGCCAGCACTGGCGGGAGAACGGGTATAAGCTCAATGAACCCCAGGTCATCACGAACGAGGTCGCCGAGTACCGCGGCGAAATGGACATCGTGAGCAGTTGGCTCTCAGAGTTCACCCGCAACGACCCGGAAGGCGAAATCCACTTCGGCGACACTTATAAGTTCTTCAAGGCATGGAGCGAGTCGCAGTACAACTTCGCGTATTCCGGCAAGCGGTTCGGCATGATATTGCAGGACAAGGGGTACAAGCCGGCATCTAGGCCCCATCGGGTCTACAAGGGCCTGAGGCTGGTCGTGGACCTCGAATTCAACGAGAACACGGGTGCCTATGTCGGCCATCGGTTCATACACGACGAGGTCCAGCAACGGCGGAAGGACTGGCAGGAGACGCTTCTTGACCGGATGTCCGGCGACGACGATCGTGTCTCGGCTTAA